Proteins encoded within one genomic window of Mycoplasma phocoenae:
- the rplS gene encoding 50S ribosomal protein L19: MSRNSLLELVESTQIRTDLPEIKEGYNVRVHVRIKEGDKERIQVFEGLIIAISGAGTAKNFTVRKNSYGIGVERVFKLNSPLVASIEVVRKNKVRRAKLYYMRDLKGKAARLKELKNNK, encoded by the coding sequence ATGAGCAGAAATAGTTTATTAGAATTAGTAGAATCAACACAAATAAGAACAGACTTACCAGAAATTAAAGAAGGATACAATGTACGTGTTCACGTACGTATCAAAGAGGGTGACAAAGAACGTATTCAAGTATTTGAAGGTTTAATTATTGCTATCTCAGGTGCTGGTACAGCTAAAAACTTTACAGTACGTAAAAACTCATACGGAATTGGTGTGGAACGTGTATTTAAATTAAATTCACCTCTAGTGGCATCAATTGAAGTTGTAAGAAAAAACAAAGTTCGTCGTGCAAAACTATACTACATGCGTGATCTTAAAGGTAAAGCAGCAAGACTTAAAGAACTTAAAAACAATAAATAA
- the hpt gene encoding hypoxanthine phosphoribosyltransferase produces the protein MEMDYRIEEILYSETELQDKIKELGQWVDDNYPSNDKLILVGILKGCIPFIAHLIVNIKRDLIVDFMTLSSYEGGSKSNSNVKVIMDLAHDIKGKDVLIIEDCVDTGYTMAKIVSLLNNRNPKSLKVLTLLDKKGGRKIPFTVDKFGFDCPQKFVVGYGFDWNDEMRNIPYIGVLKKELI, from the coding sequence ATGGAAATGGATTATAGAATTGAAGAAATATTGTACTCAGAAACAGAATTACAGGATAAGATTAAAGAACTAGGACAATGAGTAGATGATAATTATCCTTCAAATGATAAATTAATATTAGTAGGAATTTTAAAAGGTTGTATACCATTCATTGCTCATTTAATTGTTAATATCAAACGTGATTTAATAGTGGATTTCATGACATTGAGTTCATATGAAGGTGGGTCAAAATCAAATAGTAATGTTAAGGTTATTATGGATTTAGCACATGATATAAAAGGCAAAGATGTATTGATTATTGAAGATTGTGTTGATACAGGTTATACAATGGCTAAAATCGTATCTCTTTTAAACAATAGAAACCCAAAAAGCTTGAAGGTATTAACATTATTAGATAAAAAAGGTGGTAGAAAAATACCTTTTACAGTTGATAAATTCGGATTCGACTGTCCTCAAAAATTCGTTGTAGGTTATGGATTTGACTGAAATGATGAAATGCGTAACATACCATATATTGGTGTATTAAAAAAAGAATTAATTTAA
- the trmD gene encoding tRNA (guanosine(37)-N1)-methyltransferase TrmD translates to MKINILTLFPKYFEAFKNESIIAKAIQLGHLQINIIDWREFSKDKHKKVDDQVYGGGQGMLLQVEPLDLALQTVGGKKILLSPQGKVFNQKLAREYAKETEITLVAGHYEGFDERILHFIDEEVSIGDYVLTGGELPAMVIADALARLAPGVIRESSHLEESHEGIGLLDYPQYTRPREYKGYTVPEVLLNGDHKKIEQWRNKAKYEKTLKNRPDIIERIENEQK, encoded by the coding sequence ATGAAAATTAATATTTTGACTTTATTTCCAAAATACTTTGAAGCGTTTAAAAACGAATCAATTATAGCGAAAGCTATTCAATTAGGTCATTTACAAATTAATATTATTGATTGAAGGGAATTTTCAAAAGATAAACATAAAAAAGTTGATGATCAAGTATATGGTGGTGGACAAGGAATGCTTTTACAAGTTGAGCCGTTAGATTTAGCATTGCAAACGGTTGGCGGAAAAAAAATATTGCTTTCACCCCAGGGAAAAGTATTTAATCAAAAATTAGCAAGAGAATATGCAAAAGAAACTGAAATAACGCTTGTTGCGGGGCATTATGAAGGTTTTGATGAAAGAATCTTACATTTCATAGACGAAGAAGTTAGCATCGGAGATTATGTTTTGACAGGTGGAGAATTACCGGCAATGGTTATTGCTGATGCATTAGCTAGGTTAGCTCCAGGAGTGATTCGTGAATCAAGTCATCTTGAGGAAAGTCATGAAGGCATAGGCTTATTGGATTATCCACAATATACAAGACCAAGGGAATATAAAGGTTACACGGTTCCAGAGGTATTGTTAAATGGAGATCATAAAAAAATTGAGCAGTGAAGAAATAAAGCAAAGTATGAAAAAACATTAAAAAATCGACCAGACATTATTGAAAGGATTGAAAATGAGCAGAAATAG
- a CDS encoding BC85_0335 family putative methyltransferase, with translation MNNILSTQILSATLKVERLKVDWPTWKTILLISIFVVIFFATIVYVIMHLRLKTLKAKYKIHETNKQILSIQESNPNFANVITELQQKTNNTKAHSLFSAFVLNTFLVNKYTDITIIDDEDDYFANLLAVNCPEANISNIAKTTKYKHLNYIDSFKTINKLTMKSQLIVNLDYNLDPLNALNESLEHLKDNGICIFLYNKYCKKQLNSIFDRLETDNKLKYEKMKFKKIKIIIITNYKNKE, from the coding sequence ATGAATAATATACTTTCAACTCAAATACTTTCAGCTACTTTAAAAGTAGAAAGATTAAAAGTAGATTGGCCTACTTGAAAAACCATCTTATTAATATCGATTTTTGTAGTAATATTTTTTGCAACCATTGTTTATGTGATTATGCATTTGAGACTGAAAACATTAAAAGCAAAATATAAGATACATGAAACAAACAAACAAATATTATCAATTCAAGAAAGTAATCCGAACTTTGCTAACGTAATAACAGAATTACAACAAAAGACTAATAATACAAAAGCCCATTCATTATTCAGTGCTTTTGTATTGAATACCTTTTTAGTAAATAAATATACTGATATAACAATCATTGATGATGAGGATGATTATTTTGCAAACTTATTAGCAGTAAATTGTCCTGAAGCAAATATTTCAAACATTGCTAAAACTACAAAATACAAACATTTAAATTACATAGATTCATTCAAAACAATTAATAAATTAACAATGAAATCGCAGTTAATAGTTAATTTAGATTACAATCTTGATCCATTAAACGCACTAAATGAATCATTAGAACATTTAAAAGACAATGGAATATGCATTTTCTTATATAATAAATACTGTAAAAAACAATTAAATTCTATTTTTGATCGTTTAGAAACAGATAATAAACTTAAATATGAAAAAATGAAATTTAAAAAAATAAAAATAATTATAATAACAAACTATAAAAATAAGGAGTAA
- the ruvX gene encoding Holliday junction resolvase RuvX, producing the protein MRKLSLDLGTRTCGFAITDSDCILATGLDNYRFEENNFSKVVEQVKFYIEKYKDIDTLVLGHPLRSNNTKSERTLMVEEFKIILENEFKLPVVLVNEHSSTKAAEDILIQVGYTRKKRKGVKDKLAAQLILEDYLNYYLKK; encoded by the coding sequence ATGAGAAAATTATCATTAGATTTAGGAACAAGAACATGTGGTTTTGCCATTACTGATTCAGACTGTATTTTAGCCACAGGTCTTGATAATTATCGCTTTGAAGAAAATAATTTTTCAAAAGTGGTTGAACAAGTTAAATTTTATATAGAAAAATATAAAGATATTGATACATTGGTTTTGGGCCATCCATTAAGAAGCAATAATACAAAAAGTGAAAGAACATTAATGGTTGAAGAATTTAAAATCATCTTGGAAAACGAATTTAAATTACCTGTTGTTTTAGTGAATGAACATAGTTCAACAAAAGCAGCAGAAGATATTTTAATTCAAGTTGGATACACAAGAAAGAAAAGAAAGGGAGTAAAAGATAAATTAGCAGCTCAATTAATCCTTGAAGATTATTTGAACTATTATCTTAAAAAATAA
- a CDS encoding NUDIX domain-containing protein, producing the protein MILKVSTAVIKNDKNEFLLLKRSPEVHNPNLWELPGGRLDKEEDWLQGLGRHIKLELNTDFTDAKLLKEIIHIHELGELHINIYSINVLNELKALKHTEHVFISKKGALKLHLTDGAREFFESLK; encoded by the coding sequence ATGATATTAAAAGTAAGTACAGCAGTCATAAAAAATGACAAAAATGAATTTTTATTATTAAAAAGATCTCCAGAAGTTCACAACCCTAACTTATGAGAACTTCCAGGAGGAAGATTGGATAAGGAAGAAGACTGATTACAAGGGTTGGGAAGACACATTAAATTAGAATTAAACACTGATTTTACTGATGCAAAATTACTCAAAGAAATAATTCATATTCATGAACTAGGCGAACTCCATATCAATATATACTCAATCAATGTATTAAATGAATTGAAAGCTCTTAAACATACCGAACACGTATTCATCTCTAAAAAGGGGGCGTTAAAATTACATTTAACAGATGGCGCTAGAGAATTTTTTGAATCACTTAAATAA
- the rpsP gene encoding 30S ribosomal protein S16, with amino-acid sequence MVKLRLKRNGKKFNAIYKIVAADSRAPRDGRFIEELGFYNPHSKEVVLKKDLISKWLDQGAQVTDTVRTLLKKDNFYAEYIANRNK; translated from the coding sequence ATGGTTAAATTAAGACTAAAAAGAAATGGTAAAAAATTCAATGCCATTTACAAAATTGTAGCAGCCGACTCACGTGCTCCACGTGACGGACGTTTTATCGAAGAATTAGGATTTTACAACCCACACAGTAAAGAAGTTGTACTTAAAAAAGACTTAATCAGCAAATGATTAGATCAAGGTGCACAAGTAACTGACACAGTAAGAACTCTTCTTAAAAAAGATAATTTCTACGCTGAATACATTGCAAATCGTAATAAATAA
- a CDS encoding S41 family peptidase encodes MRKFLKLFLTLTSVITCTSVISCSFFNNPKIFNGLITDKVPAEINKKYELVTFQNESKEYSNLNKKNIKIYSSIKGGIPYINMNDFFNKFSDVFNISNIRLWKMNEYEYFYIFDNKFKIIFNSKNNTISFYDENVFSIMKSPTNLDLNEHLSYVGFKPINKDTQHARVFDFGKYNIQFYNIDNNTYIPLSIFNLLFFSKNYFNVFYNGKNLYGVDFLPMGEKYFKKLSINKSDVIDDKYSAEFNKNFFLFVFDNFYGLKNKRQMNNGTEKFLIKKDWLKRLQSTDIKIRFDFYNEFVFGHLNELHSSVLNRSMLFGYESKIIANQSLSSKRNESNIIKQQLINKAPYLKEKNKDFYIENNTVFIPIQSFDVGRKNDKLNAAQNDTYWKMYKIMDKIKKIKQPIKNIVIDLSLNGGGQLHAMQKLSGFIGKHKKIIASVDKFNNQGFVMEYLTDTNDDNRYNSLDGYDEYNWFILTGINTFSAANLFTHVAKQNNAKIIGNKTGGGMFSTIPIMLPDGTGLVISSNFGFTGVAKTPVKNIDELEWIEDGIDVDINISYDDYYNFKEIDKLINKQ; translated from the coding sequence ATGCGCAAATTTTTAAAATTATTTTTAACACTAACGAGTGTGATAACTTGTACGAGTGTGATATCGTGCTCATTTTTTAATAATCCAAAAATTTTTAACGGATTAATTACTGATAAAGTGCCTGCTGAAATTAACAAAAAGTATGAACTTGTAACATTCCAAAATGAATCAAAAGAGTATTCAAATTTAAACAAAAAAAATATTAAAATTTATTCTTCAATCAAAGGTGGAATACCGTATATTAACATGAATGATTTTTTCAACAAATTCAGCGATGTTTTTAATATCAGTAACATTAGATTGTGGAAAATGAATGAATATGAATATTTTTACATATTTGATAATAAATTTAAAATAATATTTAATTCAAAAAATAATACAATTAGTTTTTATGATGAAAATGTTTTTAGTATTATGAAAAGCCCCACAAATTTAGATTTAAACGAACATTTATCATATGTAGGATTCAAACCTATCAACAAGGATACACAACATGCACGCGTGTTTGACTTCGGGAAATACAATATACAATTTTACAATATAGATAACAATACCTACATACCTCTTTCAATATTTAATTTATTATTCTTTTCTAAGAATTATTTCAATGTTTTTTATAACGGAAAGAATTTATATGGCGTGGATTTTTTACCAATGGGAGAAAAATATTTTAAAAAACTTTCGATAAATAAAAGTGATGTCATTGATGACAAATACTCGGCTGAATTTAATAAAAACTTTTTTTTATTTGTTTTTGATAATTTTTATGGATTAAAAAATAAAAGACAAATGAATAATGGAACTGAAAAATTCTTAATAAAAAAAGATTGATTAAAAAGATTGCAAAGTACTGATATAAAAATTAGGTTCGATTTTTACAATGAATTTGTTTTTGGCCATTTAAATGAACTTCATTCTTCAGTATTGAATAGATCTATGTTGTTTGGTTACGAGAGCAAAATAATAGCCAATCAATCATTAAGTTCTAAACGTAATGAATCAAACATTATTAAACAACAATTAATTAATAAAGCGCCATATTTAAAAGAAAAAAACAAAGATTTTTATATTGAAAATAACACAGTATTCATTCCTATTCAATCATTTGATGTTGGGCGTAAAAACGATAAATTAAACGCCGCACAAAACGATACATACTGAAAAATGTATAAAATAATGGATAAAATAAAAAAAATTAAACAGCCTATTAAAAATATTGTTATTGATTTGTCATTGAACGGCGGCGGTCAATTACATGCCATGCAAAAATTATCAGGTTTTATTGGTAAACATAAAAAAATTATCGCCTCTGTGGATAAATTCAATAACCAAGGATTCGTAATGGAATATTTAACAGATACAAACGACGATAACAGATACAATTCACTTGATGGTTATGATGAGTATAACTGATTCATTTTAACAGGAATAAACACATTTAGTGCTGCCAATCTTTTTACTCATGTCGCTAAACAAAATAATGCGAAAATTATCGGTAATAAAACCGGGGGAGGAATGTTTTCTACGATTCCTATTATGTTGCCAGACGGTACTGGTTTAGTAATTTCATCTAATTTTGGTTTTACCGGTGTGGCAAAAACACCAGTAAAAAACATTGACGAATTAGAATGAATTGAAGATGGTATTGATGTAGATATTAATATTAGTTATGATGATTATTACAACTTTAAAGAAATTGATAAATTAATAAATAAACAATAA
- a CDS encoding deoxynucleoside kinase: MLIGISGMIASGKSSLSEKLHKNFSSSELLHEFEDDDVVFNTFLKWLYEKKENISIGFQAYILENHASKLQQILKQLKQQNQDDLIFLDRFSLEHHLFAQILLKDKPLNYWKAYEAIFENIITRNELPDFAIFLDISFETFKKRIFQRGREAEIDNWEENYEYFKTLHSLYFESFSNMCKKYNLEYAVIDTNNLTEDQVLKEALRIIQTKINKEH; this comes from the coding sequence ATGTTAATAGGTATAAGCGGTATGATCGCTTCAGGAAAGTCGAGTTTATCAGAAAAGTTACACAAAAATTTCAGTAGCTCAGAGTTGTTACATGAGTTTGAAGATGATGATGTAGTATTTAACACATTTTTAAAATGATTATACGAGAAAAAAGAAAACATAAGTATTGGGTTTCAAGCATATATATTAGAAAATCATGCTTCAAAATTACAACAAATATTAAAACAATTAAAACAACAAAATCAAGATGATTTAATATTTTTGGATCGCTTTAGTTTGGAGCACCATTTGTTTGCGCAAATATTATTAAAAGACAAACCATTAAATTATTGAAAAGCATATGAAGCGATATTTGAAAATATTATCACTCGTAACGAATTACCAGATTTTGCAATTTTTCTAGATATCAGTTTTGAAACATTTAAAAAACGTATTTTTCAAAGAGGTCGTGAAGCGGAGATTGATAACTGAGAAGAAAATTATGAATATTTTAAAACATTACACAGTTTATATTTTGAATCATTTTCAAATATGTGTAAAAAATATAATTTAGAATATGCTGTAATTGATACAAACAATTTAACTGAAGATCAAGTACTAAAAGAAGCTTTAAGAATAATACAAACAAAAATAAATAAGGAACATTAA
- a CDS encoding aldehyde dehydrogenase family protein, producing MRYCNDKRTDRVKTRFNFFFTGSEFVGRKIATKAASLGIEYILELGSPCPVYIDKNVNIKSAAKRIVWAKMYNSGQTCVSPNHFLVHESVYDEFKQELQIQLNKQYPNLWVNNDYSHIINIEQLNNIMNYFQNTHNIFISHNDLKIIPQIVDCDIDKNKSMMTNEMFSNIFALFKIRDKKQALDLFNSLNNSALASYVFTNNKQTIDDFIKNTNSGSLAINDALIHISELKLPFGGIKSSGQGRYRHKFSITSFSNARSYYISRNLNDFSSRFAPFTRKKYNFLRKIIK from the coding sequence TTGCGATATTGCAACGATAAACGAACAGATCGAGTCAAAACCAGATTTAATTTTTTTTTTACAGGAAGTGAATTTGTAGGTAGAAAAATAGCAACTAAGGCTGCGTCTTTAGGTATTGAATATATCTTGGAATTAGGTTCTCCATGTCCTGTGTATATAGATAAAAATGTGAATATAAAATCAGCGGCTAAAAGAATTGTTTGGGCAAAAATGTATAACTCCGGACAAACTTGTGTATCACCGAATCATTTTTTAGTGCACGAAAGCGTATACGACGAATTTAAACAAGAATTGCAAATTCAATTGAATAAGCAATACCCAAACTTATGAGTAAACAATGATTATTCACACATAATTAATATTGAACAATTAAACAACATAATGAATTATTTTCAGAATACACACAATATTTTTATTTCTCACAACGATTTAAAAATTATTCCGCAAATTGTTGATTGTGACATTGACAAAAATAAATCAATGATGACGAATGAAATGTTTTCAAATATATTTGCATTGTTTAAAATAAGAGATAAGAAACAAGCATTGGATTTGTTTAACTCCTTAAATAATTCAGCTCTCGCTAGTTATGTTTTTACAAACAACAAACAAACAATAGATGATTTCATAAAAAATACAAACTCAGGCAGTTTAGCAATTAATGATGCTTTGATTCATATCAGTGAATTGAAATTACCTTTCGGAGGGATTAAAAGCAGTGGTCAAGGAAGATATAGACATAAGTTTTCCATTACTTCATTCAGTAATGCAAGATCTTATTATATTTCACGAAACTTAAACGATTTTTCTTCAAGATTTGCACCATTTACACGCAAAAAATACAACTTTTTACGAAAAATTATTAAATAA
- the topA gene encoding type I DNA topoisomerase produces MQKLLIVESPNKEKTIQKYLGEVYTVMATNGHIYKLSTTGEGRLGIDLENWEPNYTLEANKKTIVKNLKSAAKKVDEVLIATDPDREGEAIAQNLVDALDIETKYRRVKYNEITKEAIEEAIAHSNLIDQNLVEAQKARRMLDRIIGFKLSKLIKNTVKNSPVVPSAGRVQSIALKLVCDREKEIEEYIPTKYEIIEAIIENDIVAQCYLKPSVMEKNTWLPTKTAEEIMAKKTGKLLVKDYSVNKRNDAAITPYKQSILYKEAKYSSKIVQSAAQKLFETGLITYPRTDSTRLSAKFIAYAQKYISTKYGNEYVASTVKGFSGDQDAHEAIRPTDINLTPAEAVKKYELNNYMANIYTMIYNKTLMALMTPPVRQIYSYELLDNETTYKMSFSKKIFNGYSAIHSDEEDSKKIPEYEIGTYIKVKKYNHEKKQTLPPARYNEGSLIQTLDEIKVGRPSTFATTINIIKKRLFVDSVKKTLIPTDFGKVVCEKLVTNFKKIINEEYTSQVEEDLDNIANGVAEKNNLMNAFWEKFNNTLDIAQQTMEISKLELQNTGEKCELCNSNTVYRYKKSNQQKFIGCSAFPKCKFTKSDPNAPKKRTYFKKSKDNINE; encoded by the coding sequence ATGCAAAAATTATTAATCGTCGAATCACCAAATAAAGAAAAAACAATACAAAAATATTTAGGAGAAGTTTACACAGTCATGGCTACCAATGGCCATATTTACAAACTATCAACAACCGGAGAAGGTCGTTTAGGTATAGATTTAGAAAATTGAGAACCAAATTATACTTTAGAAGCAAACAAGAAAACAATTGTCAAAAATTTAAAATCAGCTGCTAAAAAAGTTGATGAAGTATTAATTGCAACTGACCCCGATCGTGAAGGAGAAGCTATTGCTCAAAATCTTGTCGATGCTCTCGATATTGAAACTAAATATCGTCGTGTTAAATATAATGAAATAACAAAAGAAGCAATTGAAGAAGCAATTGCGCATTCAAATTTAATTGACCAAAATTTAGTTGAAGCTCAAAAAGCAAGAAGAATGCTTGACAGAATTATTGGTTTTAAATTATCTAAATTAATTAAAAACACGGTTAAAAATTCTCCAGTTGTCCCATCAGCTGGTCGTGTACAATCAATAGCATTGAAATTAGTTTGTGATAGAGAAAAAGAGATCGAAGAATACATTCCAACTAAATATGAAATAATTGAAGCAATAATTGAAAATGATATCGTTGCTCAATGTTATTTAAAACCATCAGTAATGGAAAAAAACACCTGATTGCCAACTAAAACAGCTGAAGAAATAATGGCGAAAAAAACTGGTAAATTATTAGTTAAAGATTATTCAGTAAATAAAAGAAACGATGCTGCAATCACACCATATAAACAATCTATCTTGTATAAAGAAGCCAAATACTCATCAAAAATAGTACAAAGTGCAGCACAAAAATTATTTGAAACCGGGTTAATAACATATCCTAGAACTGACTCAACACGTTTAAGTGCGAAATTCATAGCTTATGCTCAAAAATATATTTCTACTAAATATGGTAATGAATACGTAGCTTCAACTGTTAAGGGTTTTAGCGGAGACCAAGATGCCCACGAGGCTATTAGGCCTACTGATATAAACTTAACTCCTGCTGAAGCTGTAAAAAAATATGAGTTGAACAATTACATGGCAAACATTTATACCATGATTTACAATAAAACTCTTATGGCTTTAATGACACCGCCAGTTAGGCAAATTTATTCATATGAATTATTGGATAACGAAACAACATATAAAATGAGTTTTTCTAAAAAAATATTCAATGGTTATAGCGCCATTCATTCAGACGAAGAAGATAGTAAGAAGATTCCAGAATATGAAATTGGAACTTATATTAAAGTTAAAAAATATAATCACGAAAAAAAACAAACATTGCCACCTGCACGTTATAACGAAGGTAGCCTGATACAAACACTTGATGAAATTAAAGTTGGACGGCCATCTACATTCGCAACAACAATCAATATTATTAAAAAAAGATTGTTTGTTGATTCAGTTAAAAAAACATTAATACCTACTGATTTTGGTAAGGTTGTTTGTGAAAAACTTGTTACAAACTTTAAAAAAATAATTAACGAAGAATATACATCCCAAGTTGAAGAAGACTTAGATAATATCGCCAATGGTGTAGCCGAGAAAAACAATTTAATGAATGCTTTCTGAGAAAAGTTTAATAACACATTGGATATTGCTCAACAAACAATGGAAATATCAAAATTAGAATTGCAAAACACTGGTGAAAAATGCGAATTATGCAACAGTAATACTGTATATCGTTACAAAAAAAGTAATCAACAAAAATTCATTGGGTGTTCAGCATTTCCTAAATGCAAATTTACAAAAAGTGATCCTAATGCACCTAAAAAACGTACATATTTTAAGAAAAGTAAAGATAATATAAATGAATAA
- a CDS encoding aldehyde dehydrogenase family protein, which yields MNYINNLQNKSNKIKHDKKYRKAILISIYNWIKNNIDEIEKSLFLDLHKPKTESYLSEIQIVLKEIRIQLSLLNYAFKKHRVNPFSIAQPLNWKINSKYYKYEPKGIVFIIGPFNYPFHLVLMPLIGAVAAGNKALIKVSEKTKNTAEIIEKMIKETLLKDVCISIEHDCDIATINEQIESKPDLIFFLQEVNL from the coding sequence ATGAACTATATAAATAACTTGCAAAATAAAAGTAATAAAATTAAACATGATAAAAAATACAGAAAAGCAATATTAATAAGCATTTACAATTGAATAAAAAATAACATTGACGAGATTGAAAAATCTTTATTTTTAGATTTACATAAACCAAAAACCGAGTCATATTTATCAGAAATTCAAATAGTTCTTAAAGAAATAAGAATTCAATTGAGTTTGCTAAATTATGCTTTTAAAAAACACAGAGTCAATCCGTTCAGTATTGCTCAACCATTGAATTGGAAAATTAACTCTAAGTATTACAAATATGAACCCAAGGGAATAGTTTTTATAATCGGTCCATTTAATTATCCATTCCATTTGGTATTAATGCCTTTGATAGGCGCTGTCGCAGCCGGAAACAAAGCATTAATAAAAGTCAGTGAAAAAACAAAAAATACTGCAGAAATTATTGAAAAAATGATTAAAGAAACGTTACTGAAGGATGTATGCATTAGTATTGAACATGATTGCGATATTGCAACGATAAACGAACAGATCGAGTCAAAACCAGATTTAATTTTTTTTTTACAGGAAGTGAATTTGTAG
- the greA gene encoding transcription elongation factor GreA, producing the protein MNTEEKIYLTQESLDDYKNELNHLQNVLRPQVIEEIKEARGQGDLSENAEYDAARDKQAQVEGRIAEIQHILENYELIVEGKKANIVTIGSYVKIHNKDDESVVKEFQIVGALDADPFNKKISNHTPLAKACLGQKVGDIVEVDAPIKYEVKIDEIH; encoded by the coding sequence ATGAATACAGAAGAAAAAATTTATTTAACACAAGAATCGCTTGATGATTATAAAAATGAGTTGAACCATTTACAAAATGTTCTTCGTCCACAAGTTATTGAAGAAATAAAAGAAGCTCGTGGGCAAGGTGACCTTTCAGAAAATGCTGAATATGATGCTGCGCGTGATAAACAAGCTCAGGTTGAAGGGCGTATCGCTGAAATCCAACACATACTAGAAAACTACGAATTAATTGTCGAAGGTAAAAAAGCTAACATTGTAACAATAGGTTCATATGTAAAAATTCACAACAAAGATGACGAAAGCGTAGTTAAGGAATTTCAAATAGTTGGAGCTTTAGATGCTGATCCATTTAACAAAAAAATATCAAACCATACACCATTAGCAAAAGCATGTTTAGGTCAAAAAGTAGGCGACATTGTTGAAGTTGATGCTCCAATTAAATACGAAGTTAAAATCGATGAAATTCACTAA